In Gossypium arboreum isolate Shixiya-1 chromosome 5, ASM2569848v2, whole genome shotgun sequence, a single genomic region encodes these proteins:
- the LOC108453831 gene encoding protein HOTHEAD — protein MAAFVGALKKLSICLILWLYTLPFLQGGSDYYDFKYPFIKRASSFWASSSSFSSSNTDEASYDYIIVGGGTAGCPLAATLSQNFSVLVLERGGVPFSNVNVSFLSNFHIALADTSPTSASQPFVSTDGVINARARVLGGGTCINAGFYTRANSGFIRRVGWDERLVNESYPWVEKQIIHQPKLAQWQGAFKDSLLDAGVSPYNGFTYDHIHGTKVGGTLFDRFGRRHTAAELLASANPKMLTVLVYATVQKVLFDQTGRRPRAMGVIFKDENGNQHQAFLTNNRRSEVILSCGAIGTPQMLMLSGIGPKAELDKLNISMVLRNEFVGKGMADNPMNSVFVPTNRPVEQSLIQTVGITKMGVYIESSSGFGQSQDSIRCHHGILSAEIGQLSTIPPKQRTPEAIQAFIKRKRDLPHEAFKGGFILEKIARPISTGHLNLVNTNIDDNPSVTFNYFHNPHDLQRCVDGIRMAAKVIQSKHFTNFTRCDKPTVEKLLNMSVKANINLIPKHTNDTKSLEQFCKDTVITIWHYHGGCHVGKVVNPELKVLGTNRLRIVDGSTFNESPGTNPQGTVLMMGRYMGVKILRRRLGKAAHL, from the exons ATGGCTGCTTTTGTTGGGGCATTGAAGAAGCTTTCTATCTGTTTGATTCTTTGGCTCTATACTCTCCCTTTTCTTCAAg GTGGCAGTGATTATTATGATTTCAAATACCCATTCATCAAAAGGGCGAGTTCATTTTGGGCATCATCATCATCGTTCTCATCATCAAACACAGACGAAGCATCATATGATTACATAATAGTGGGAGGTGGCACAGCAGGGTGTCCCTTAGCAGCCACACTGTCTCAAAACTTCAGTGTGTTGGTGTTGGAGAGAGGAGGGGTTCCCTTCTCAAACGTCAATGTCTCCTTCCTCAGCAACTTCCACATCGCCTTGGCAGACACGTCCCCCACCTCTGCTTCCCAACCTTTCGTTTCAACCGATGGTGTCATCAATGCAAGGGCTAGGGTTCTAGGTGGTGGCACTTGCATCAATGCTGGCTTTTACACCAGAGCTAACTCAGG TTTCATCCGGAGAGTGGGTTGGGATGAAAGGCTAGTGAATGAGTCATATCCATGGGTGGAGAAGCAAATTATTCACCAGCCTAAACTAGCACAATGGCAGGGTGCCTTCAAGGACAGCCTTTTGGATGCTGGGGTGTCACCTTATAATGGATTCACCTACGATCATATCCATGGAACTAAAGTTGGAGGTACCCTTTTCGACCGCTTTGGCCGTCGCCATACTGCAGCTGAACTGCTTGCTTCTGCAAACCCCAAAATGCTTACTGTCTTGGTATATGCCACCGTCCAAAAAGTCTTATTCGATCAAACAG GGAGGAGACCAAGGGCAATGGGAGTGATTTTCAAGGATGAAAATGGGAACCAGCATCAGGCATTTCTCACAAACAATCGGAGGAGTGAAGTGATTTTGTCATGTGGTGCAATTGGAACTCCTCAAATGCTAATGCTCAGTGGTATTGGACCAAAGGCTGAACTCGACAAGTTGAACATTTCTATGGTTCTGCGCAATGAGTTTGTTGGCAAAGGCATGGCTGATAACCCGATGAACTCGGTTTTTGTCCCCACTAATCGACCAGTGGAACAGTCCCTTATTCAAACTGTAGGCATTACCAAGATGGGGGTTTACATTGAATCCAGCAGTGGATTTGGACAGTCCCAGGATAGCATTCGTTGCCATCATGGAATATTGTCTGCTGAG ATCGGTCAGCTCTCTACTATTCCTCCGAAGCAAAGGACACCCGAAGCGATCCAAGCTTTCATCAAAAGAAAGCGAGACCTACCACATGAAGCATTCAAGGGAGGTTTCATTTTGGAAAAGATTGCCAGGCCTATTTCCACGGGGCACCTCAACTTGGTCAACACCAACATCGATGACAACCCTTCGGTTACCTTCAACTACTTCCACAACCCACATGATCTGCAGCGATGCGTTGACGGGATCCGCATGGCTGCCAAGGTTATACAATCAAAACATTTCACAAACTTCACAAGGTGTGACAAACCAACTGTAGAGAAGCTTCTTAACATGAGTGTCAAGGCTAACATTAATCTTATACCAAAGCATACTAATGACACCAAGTCCCTAGAGCAGTTCTGCAAAGACACTGTGATCACAATTTGGCATTACCATGGAGGGTGCCACGTCGGCAAAGTGGTGAATCCTGAACTCAAAGTTCTTGGCACCAACAGACTCCGAATTGTCGATGGCTCCACATTTAATGAATCCCCTGGAACAAATCCTCAGGGCACTGTCTTGATGATGGGCAG GTACATGGGAGTCAAGATTTTGAGAAGAAGACTAGGAAAAGCTGCTCATTTATAA
- the LOC108453727 gene encoding receptor-like serine/threonine-protein kinase ALE2, producing MGFQFQFILLLVTICITLSAVSVDGSSVRASWTPPIVMPAEAPTIHPIGLGPPPSRQPDPAPSMTPTTPSFGRTRYGKLAAVPSSKVFHHSSSSLDRSPTKAIHPQHALKPSSISVAPTAPSFGPPAKNWMHGPLSLSPFHKHHHARKHFRNSAPRPSYSIHQPVYRQQVPAVSPSQYSTPSWVSPAPSPTATSNHFHNMPILQPAISPIASSLKKMKAPPPSIVMALPPPPPNKDCTSVACSEPLTYTPPGSPCGCVWPIQVKLQLGVSIYTFFPLVSELAQEIAASIRLNHSQVRIMGANAASQELEKSTVLINLVPWEVKFGHTTALVIYNKFWNRQVFIKASLFGPYEVGYVRYPGLPPSPPVASSSVSAIDDGPFTGRNNHGQVIKPLGVDVPKRKREGPTRSMIAVIILSSFSAFVVCLGIIWLILWKWGACVKEPEHKPQTTKFSPPPPSGSTRAVMQGSKSSAASMSISSGGMTYTGLAKNFTLNDIERATNSFDASRVIGEGGFGIVYRGSLDDGAAVAVKVLKREDQHGGQEFLAEVEMLSRLHHRNLVKLIGICTEDNTRCLVYELVPNGSLESHLHGAEKETDPLDWGARMRIALGAARGLAYLHEDSSPRVIHRDFKSSNILLEHDFTPKVSDFGLARTAIDEGNKYISTHVMGTFGYLAPEYAMTGHLLVKSDVYSYGVVLLELLTGRKPVDLLQPPGQENLVAWARPLLTDKEGLEMVIDPAIKSDISLDSIAKVAAIASMCVQPEVSHRPFMGEVVQALKLVCNEFDEKMEVESKAGIQEDFPKTVDSKLSRLSSELVEASDTSHPIPGYDYSHESNIPLSSSDLLSIPPGPELQEPGSFRRHSCSAPLGTLRRGHFLQRIRSLSRGSRSEHGFSVKFWRGSR from the exons ATGGGGTTTCAGTTTCAATTTATTCTCCTGCTGGTGACCATATGTATAACTTTGAGTGCCGTGTCAGTTGATGGATCATCAG TAAGAGCTTCATGGACACCACCAATAGTAATGCCAGCAGAAGCACCAACCATTCATCCTATCGGGCTTGGTCCACCACCATCGAGGCAACCAG ATCCAGCACCCTCAATGACACCAACTACTCCCAGCTTTGGCAGGACAAGATATGGAAAGTTGGCTGCTGTCCCTTCTAGCAAAGTgttccatcattcatcatcttcccTGGATCGCTCTCCAACTAAAG CCATCCATCCGCAACATGCCTTGAAGCCTTCAAGTATTTCGGTTGCACCTACTGCACCATCTTTTGGACCCCCTGCAAAGAATTGGATGCATGGTCCCTTATCTTTGTCCCCGTTTCATAAGCATCATCATGCAAGGAAACATTTCAGAAACTCTGCTCCTCGACCCTCCTATTCAATTCATCAACCTGTTTACAGGCAGCAAG TTCCTGCCGTCTCTCCTTCTCAATATTCCACTCCCAGCTGGGTTTCCCCTGCACCATCGCCTACTGCCACGTCAAACCACTTTCATA ATATGCCCATTCTTCAACCTGCAATTTCTCCGATTGCTTCTTCCCTGAAGAAGATGAAGGCTCCGCCACCATCCATCGTTATGGCACTGCCACCTCCACCTCCTAATAAAG ATTGTACATCAGTGGCATGCAGTGAGCCCTTAACATATACACCTCCTGGATCACCTTGTGGTTGTGTGTGGCCAATTCAAGTTAAGCTTCAGCTTGGTGTTTCAATATACACCTTTTTCCCTTTGGTTTCAGAACTGGCTCAGGAAATTGCTGCTAGTATAAGACTAAATCACAGTCAAGTTAGGATTATGGGAGCAAATGCAGCTAGTCAGGAGCTTGAGAAAAGTACAGTCCTCATCAACTTGGTACCATGGGAAGTAAAATTTGGCCATACAACAGCATTAGTAATCTATAATAAGTTTTGGAATAGACAGGTCTTCATAAAGGCCTCCCTTTTTGGTCCCTATGAAGTCGGTTATGTTCGCTATCCAG GTCTTCCACCCTCCCCGCCTGTAGCTAGTTCCAGTGTTTCTGCTATTGATGATGGGCCATTCACTGGCCGTAACAATCATGGACAAGTGATAAAACCTTTAGGAGTTGATGTTCCTAAGAGGAAGAGAGAAGGGCCTACACGAAGCATGATAGCTGTGATTATTCTGTCATCCTTTTCAGCCTTTGTTGTATGCTTGGGGATCATTTGGCTTATTCTTTGGAAATGGGGTGCTTGTGTCAAAGAACCGGAACATAAACCGCAAACTACAAAGTTTTCTCCACCACCACCATCAG GGTCTACTAGAGCTGTGATGCAAGGAAGCAAGTCCAGTGCTGCATCAATGTCTATTAGTTCCGGTGGGATGACATATACAGGATTGGCAAAGAACTTCACCTTAAATGATATAGAAAGAGCGACAAATAGCTTTGATGCTTCACGGGTGATTGGCGAAGGGGGTTTCGGCATTGTCTATAGAGGTAGTTTAGATGATGGAGCTGCGGTGGCTGTTAAAGTTCTGAAGAGGGAGGACCAACATGGGGGACAAGAATTCTTGGCAGAAGTGGAGATGCTTAGCCGCCTGCACCACAGAAATCTGGTTAAACTGATTGGTATTTGCACTGAGGACAATACACGTTGTCTCGTCTATGAACTTGTTCCAAATGGCAGTCTTGAATCCCATTTGCATG GAGCTGAGAAAGAAACTGATCCACTCGACTGGGGTGCTCGAATGAGGATTGCGCTTGGTGCAGCTCGAGGCTTAGCTTATTTACATGAAGATTCCAGCCCCCGGGTTATACACCGAGACTTTAAGTCCAGCAACATCTTGCTGGAACATGATTTTACACCAAAAGTTTCGGATTTCGGATTGGCTAGAACCGCAATAGATGAAGGGAACAAATACATCTCAACACATGTGATGGGAACCTTTGG TTACTTGGCTCCGGAGTATGCAATGACCGGTCACCTTCTTGTCAAAAGTGATGTTTATAGTTATGGGGTGGTTCTACTTGAGCTCTTAACAGGGAGGAAACCTGTGGACTTGTTACAGCCCCCGGGTCAAGAAAATCTCGTTGCATGGGCTCGTCCACTCCTTACAGACAAGGAAGGTCTGGAAATGGTCATCGATCCAGCCATAAAATCTGATATCTCACTTGATAGCATAGCAAAGGTAGCGGCAATTGCATCAATGTGCGTGCAGCCGGAAGTATCTCATAGGCCATTCATGGGTGAAGTTGTTCAAGCATTAAAACTAGTATGTAATGAATTTGATGAGAAAATGGAGGTAGAATCAAAAGCTGGCATCCAGGAGGACTTTCCTAAAACTGTAGATAGTAAACTTAGTAGACTTTCAAGTGAGCTTGTGGAAGCTTCAGATACCTCTCACCCAATACCTGGctatgattatagccatgagagcaATATACCATTGTCTTCATCGGATCTTTTAAGTATCCCACCGGGACCTGAGCTGCAGGAGCCTGGGTCATTTAGGAGGCACTCGTGTTCGGCCCCACTAGGAACATTAAGGAGAGGACATTTCTTGCAGAGAATAAGAAGTTTATCAAGAGGCAGCCGAAGTGAACACGGATTTTCTGTCAAATTCTGGCGAGGGTCTCGTTAA